From the Candidatus Zixiibacteriota bacterium genome, the window AAACTTCACCATTCCGGGGATCGATAACAACAGCCGCGCCACAGCAAAACTCACCGAATGACTCTACGGCAACCTTTTGAATATCGATGTCGATAGTCAAGATCAGATCACTCCCAGGTTCCTCGGGAACGCCCGATTGACTCTCTAAAACCCCCAAAATCTGTCCGGAGGCTGCGATTTCCAAATATTCGGTGCCCTCAATACCTCGTAATTCCCGGTCATAATATTTTTCAATTCCCGCTTTACCGATAACAGTACCGGCGCGATAAATCGAACGATCCAACCGCTCAATTTCCTCAGAAGAAATCTCGCCAACGTATCCGGTAAAGCATTCGCTTCCCAAATCGGTTGTATATTTTCGCGCCTGATCCTTACGATAAACCGCTCCGGGGAAAATCTCATTTTGCTCTTCTAAAATTGCGACCTTTTCAAAAGCAAGATCCCGTTTGACCAGTGCCGGCTGGAATCGACCGGTAATATTCTTGCGAATACGACGATTTAGTTCCCCTTCGCTTATCTCCAGAACGTCGGCGATTAAATTCGCCGTTTGAGTGTTATTAATCTCGGATGGAACCAACTCCAAAGTATATGAAGCCCTGTTATCAATAATCACGCGCCGTTCCCTATCCATCACCACACCTCGTTTGGGGACAACCGACTGAATTCGAATTCGATTATTTTCCGATTGAGTATATAATTCATTATGACGGAAAGTCTGCAGATAAAACATTCGTGCCGCTAATAAACTAAGCAGAAGAGATATAACAATGACTCCTATTATAAATCTCTGCTGTTTGCTGGTGCGGCCCGGTGTCATTTTAGAATAGCGATTTAAGTTTTTTAAATGATATACGACCCGAATGTATCATAAAATAAAGCCATGCGGCTACCAACGTATAGAATATGCTGGGAATTGTGGAGCGCAGAAATACTCCGCCGAATTCGGAGATTCCGGAAGTAGCGTAGATTAATGTGTAAGGAATCGAAAAGATAGCCAGTCCGAGAGCGACCAAAAAGATCAGGCTTTTTAATGATTCAAGATTAAATCGTTCTTTAGCCTGAGCGGTGCCGATACCAATCAATGAAAGAATGATTATTTGCACCCCTAAATAAGAAGGATTCAAGGCATCAAATACTATTCCGGCGGCAAAGCCAAACCACAATGCTGTAAGATAATTTTTGTTCAGGCTCAGCACAATGACTATCAATGCCGTCAAATATAATTGGGCTCCTCCAATTGTTAAAAAATCAACCAACAAAGTGCGGTATAAGCCGATCAATAATAAATATATGACAAAGGGGATATATCTCATGCCCCCTCCTGCCTTGCCAGAACATACAATTCATCGAGACCGTTAAAGTTCACGGCCGGATCAATTTGTATATCGTAGAAAAATTCTTTTTCCGGCGTTTCGATTTCCTTAATTATGCCGATCACCAAACCCTCTGGAAATATTCCACCCAAACCTGAAGTTATTACCGTATCACCCACCGCGACGTCGCCTTGCTGAGGTAAGTTATCGAGATATAATCCTTTACTGAGGCTGTATCTAATTATCCCCTGCTCTCGGCTCCGCTTAACGCGAGCCGCGACGCGGCAACGCGGCTCGGTTAATAAATAAACCGTTGCGTAATCTTCAAGTACTTCGCCAACTCGACCGGCAACACCGTTTTGATTGATAATTGTCTGGTTTACCTTAATCGAATCGGACGCACCCAGATTAATAAGAACCGTGTTAGGTATATTAGAACCGGAAACGCCGATTATTTCGGCAGGAATGATCCTGAAAGACGGTGGCGGAACAAAGCCAAGCAAGGATCGCAAACGCCGGTTTTCCTCGGTCGTTTCATTGAATAGTTGCAATTGTACCGATAGCTCAGCCAATTTTATATTGAGGGCCTCATTTATATTCTGTTTATCGGCAAGAATTGTCAGACTATTTTTGATTTGTTGAAAAGGATAATAAAAAATCGAGGAAGTGACATTACAGATAAATATCGAAACTCCGCCGCTGGTTATTAATAAGAAAATGGCTATCAATAATATGGCGACGGTATGAACCGCGGCTTGTTTTTCTTTTAACCAGGACGACTGCCAGTCCATTGGCGGAATTCCCTGCAGGTATTATTCTACCGAATCAAGAATTGCTAATAATTCTCCCGGAGAATTTACGTTCATAAGTTTTTGACGATTATCCTCGGACTTCATGATATAAGATAACCGGGCCATGACGTTCAGATGCGCGCCAATGGCGTCTTCGGGAGCCGCGATAAGGAAGAACACATGAACCGGCTTCTTATCCATCGCCTTAAAATCTATTCCCCCATTATGACGACCATAGGCTATTACGATTCCCTTGGTCGCTTTTGTTTTGGCATGAGGAAACGCGACTCCATACCCGATGCCGGTTGTCACCATCTGTTCCCGATGATATATATCAGCCAATAATTGATCACGATCCTTGACAAGTGTAGATGCCGAAGCCAGATCCACTAATTCCTCAATTACGGTATTCTTGTCGGTTGATTTTAGATCAAATGTTATCAGATTTTCATCACAGAATTTGGATAGTTTCATTTTACTCGTCTTCCTTTATCTTATCTATAATTTCGATATTCCGAAATCCAAAATTAACAGTTTTTATTGCTCCCGAAAAACTCCCATGGCCCGATATTTATTAATTCGCTCCTTTATCATCTCTTCCGGAGACATGTCTTTCATTTCGTCCAAAGCAGTCAAAACCTGTTCCTTCAGGCTCACCGCCGCCATTTCGGGATCTCGATGAGCTCCGCCTTTAGGCTCAGGGATAATGCCGTCAATTAGATTTAGTTTTTTAACGTCTTCAGCAGTCAGCTTCAATGCTTCAGCCGCCTGCGGCGCCTTAGAGGCGTCACGCCATAGAATCGCGGCGCAGCCTTCGGGAGATATAACCGAGTACCATGAGTTTTCCATCATGTAAATTCGGTTTCCGAGTCCGATACCCAATGCCCCGCCTGAAGCTCCCTCACCAATAATTACGATTATGATCGGTACTTCAAGAGTCGTCATTTCCCTTAGATTTCTGGCGATTGATTCGGCCTGTCCGCGTTCCTCAGCGCCGATACCGGGAAAAGCTCCGGGAGTGTCGATTAGAATTATAATCGGACGGCCATATTTAGAAGCCATTTCCATTAAACGAAGAGCTTTGCGATATCCTTCGGGATTCGCCATCCCGAAATTTCTAAATAGCTTGCTTTTGGTATCCCGTCCTTTTTGCTGACCCAAAATCATAATCGGCAGCCCATCCAATTTCGCGAACCCTCCGACCATGGCGCTGTCATCGGCAAAGCATCTATCGCCGTGAAGTTCCACAAAATCGGTGGTAATCGACTTGATATAATCGAGAGTATAAGGACGCCTGGGATGGCGCGCCAGTTGAACCCTCTGCCAGCGCGTCAGGTTGGAGAAAATGCCATCCTGCATTTTCCTTAATTTATTTTTCAGCGATTTAATTTCGCTATCAAGCTCGATATTTTCAACCCGACTGAACTCCTGCATATCAGAAATTTTCTTCTGGAGTTCCAAAATTGGTTTTTCAAATTCCAAATGCGGTCCGTCTGCCATAATTACTCGTCTTCCGTTAATTTCTTGTTATACGCGAGCCTAAATCTAAACAAAATCGCGAAAATTACAACCATAAAAATGACCAAAATCGTCGTAACTAACCGTTTGTCGAAAATTATCATGGCCCCGGATAATATGGCGAAAACAGAAGACGTAAGATAAAACAGCCAGACCACTTTTGATTTCGAAAAGCCGTAGGCCGTTAAATAGTGAAATAAATGACGAGTATCAGCCCGGTAAAAGCTTTTGCCGGTGGCAACCCGGCGGGTAAATGAAATTAAGGTCTCGATAATGGGAACCGCCAGGGCAATTAACGGAATAAATACCGCCGCCGTCGTGTAAGACTTGATAGGAAATATTATCGATATGATTGCGAAGAGATAACCCAGAAATAATGAACCGCTGTCACCCATAAATATTTTCGCGGGGTAATGATTAAAGTACAAAAACGCCAGGCAGGAGCCCATAATACCTATGGAAAAGACCATAACCGACGATAAACTAAAAACGATGCCGATAAATAAAATTGCCAGGGCTGCAATAGCGGAAACTCCGGCGGCAAGCCCGTCAAGTCCATCGATAAGGTTTATGCAATTGGTTACGCCCACTATCCAGATTAAGGTTACCGGTAAAGCCCATCCGTTCAATTCAATCGCCCCGTAAAGAGGAATAAAGAGTATTGAGATTTTGAGTCCGCCAAGATAAACGATTAATCCCGCGATAACCTGTCCCGTCAATTTAACCGGGGCCGACAATCCGCTGATATCATCGACAATCCCAATCAGAAAAATCAGGACGCCTCCCGCAACAACATAGTTCAAAATTCCGGAAAGTTCTTCGGACAAAAAATGAAATTGAATATTAGAATAGATGACGGCCGCGCAAAATCCGACAAATATCGCCAGACCGCCCAGATTGGGAGTTGGAAATCGGTGCCGCTTGTGCTGTCCCGGCATATCAAGCAGGCCTAATCGGAAGCATAAACGACTGATTACAGGAACTAAAATCGCGGTAACGGCGGCCGCTACGGCGAAAATTTTTGCCAGATCAAACCAGTTCACCTGCGAAATCTAAATAATTCAACGGATAAAGACAAGAAGCAGTTAATCGAAAGAATCGGAAACAGAATTATTGCGGTTCGAAATCTACTGAAATGCTTAAAAAAATATAAAAGTGCCGAACGATGTTGCCAAAAGATGCGCCGGAAACGATACCGTTTTGTAGAATAACCCCAATAATGTTTGCCGGATGCCCATGGCACATATAGAACTTTACCGCCTAATTTAGACACACGATAGCAAAGATCGGTATCTTCAAAATACATAAAGAATGATTCGTCAAAACCGGACAGCTTTTCGAAAACATCTCGTGAAATCATCATCAGCGCCGCCGCCGCCGCTTCCATCTCCATAATTTCATCGGAGTCGGGATAAGTATAAATTGATTGCGCGGGATTTAAGAATTTCCGCAAAATCGATCCCCGGGAAAATAAAACATTTTTCAAGGTCGGAAATCGGCGGCATGAAGGTTGAAATTCACCATCCCGTCCAATCAGCTTTCCTGTAACGATACCGTTGGCAGCGTATTTAATCAAAGCTTGATATAACGCTTCAATGGTGTTATCCGATACTAATAAATCCGGATTCAAAAAGAGTAAATAATCCCCCGATGAATTTGACGCTCCAAGATTACAGGCCGTGGCAAAACCGATGTTTTTTTGAGTTGAAACTCTTGCAATCCTAAAATCAAACATTCCCGAATAATCTTTGGGTGATGAAATTGGTGGATTATCAATTATGATAATTTCCAAAATGAGATTACCGGCACCAGCGGCGATATGCTTCAGACATTCATCCAGGATATCATCGGCGCGATGATTGACGATAATAATTGAAATAGTTTGAGAGTCTGTCACGGGATACTCAATTTAAATTACAGCTTCCCGAATATCCTGGCCAGGCGCAACCACCAGACCATCCAGATTGCCTCACGGACAATTTTCTTAGACATTTTGGAAGCGCCTGCCTGACGTTCATAGAAAATAATCGGGATTTCCTTGATTCTGAATTTCCTGATCGCCGCTCGCATCGTCATTTCGATTTGAAATGTATATCCATTCGATTTAACCTCATCGAGATTAATCGCTTCGAGCACTTCTCGGCGGAAACATTTGAAACCGCCGGTCGCGTCTTTAATTTTTAGACCCGTCACAAATCCGGCATATTTATTCGCGAAATACGATAACAATAGCCGCGACATCGGCCAGTTGATAACATTGACGCCGCTGATGTAACGCGATCCCAATACTAAATCATTATCTTTTATCGCCTCCAGAAAATCGGGCAGAAATTCCGGGCTGTGTGAAAAATCGGCATCCATCTCGAAGATGTAATCATATTTATTCTCAATAGCCCATTTGAATCCGTGCAGATAAGCCTTACCCAAACCGGCTTTCCCCGGTCGATGCTCAACATTTATCCGATCGTTTTGCGAAACCAGATTATCGGCAATCGGGCCGGTACCGTCGGGGGAATTATCATCGACAATCAGGATATGAATCCTATCATCCATATCAAGCGTGGCAGATACAATCTCTTCGATATTATCTTTCTCGTTGTAAGTGGGGAAAATTACCAGCGCCCGTTTATCCCGATCATCCATCCTGCTGTCCTTCCGCAATTATGTTCTTATTTCGAGTAATAACGCCTCCTACCGCAATCCCGGCCAAAGCGGTAATCAATCCGAATAGAGTCAGCATCTTACCGGTGGCATAAGCTTCGGAGATATACATAAATTCTACTGTATGCTCACCGGCCGATAGAACTACCCCCCGAAAGGCAGCGTTGGCCATCATCACTTCGACTTCATTGCCGTCAACAAACGCCTTCCAGGCCGGATACCAGTTATCCGCCAATACTAAAATCCCATCGACCGATGACGATACTGTGACGGATATATAATCATTTTTATACTCGGTAATCTCTACCCTGTCCGCAGAGAATGATGTTGTATCCAAAGTCGGTGATATTCCTGGGTCTTCAAAAAGCGCGACCTGCGATTTGGGATTGAATGATCGCATCAAAACAAGACTATCAATTCTCGCCGTATCAGGTTCAACAACCCAATTATGAACCAGGTGCGCCCGATTATTGGCAAATGGGTTTTCAAAAATTTCAAAATTCTGCCATTGGTATGCAGGAATAAATCCGACCCTTTCAAGTTGATTGCCTTTAACTGCTGATGCCGGCGAAATCAATAGATAGCGGGTATTGGTCATATTCATCAGGTTAAAATTGAAAATATTCCGCATGGCTGTCCCGCCCAGCAATTTGTGAAACCAATTTGGTTGACTGCCATGATACGATGTCATTTCTTCCACGCCGTAATACGGCAAATAATTGGTTGGCAAAAAACGCTGCCCGGTAGTATCTAAGACTCTAAACTTATCCGGTTTCGATTTGAAGAAATCCACAATTGGATTTTTTGCAAATATCGTTGCCGGGTCATACGTCTTTATGAACTGCCTGTCAAATCGATAAACATCTATAAATGCTACCAAAACTACAACCCATAACAGAACGACTTTTATTTTCTTCTGAGCATAGAGCCAAATAAATACAGCGGCGATGGTCGTAAACAAAAACGTCGTCCAGAATCCGGCCGCAATGGTTCCCAGATGACTGCGCAATGCAATTGCATTCTGCGAAGGTATCACATTATAAAAAATCGATTTATATATATTGATGGCAGATTCGGGAGCCCCGGAAAACATCAGGCCTCCCAAAAATGTCAAAGTCGGAATACTAAACAGCGTCAATACAAACAGGCGCCTGTCTTTGACTTTCAATTTTTGACCCTGCTCGATTATAAAATCTAAAGCAAAGGCGGCCAATAAGGCTGCTGAAAATGAAAACAAGAACATTATCATCGACCACGATCGAGTCGATTTCATATTGGGTATCAGATGATAGAATAAATAGAAAAACCAGGTATTGCCAGCCAGAGCATGTATCAGTGCGAATATTGCCAGTCCGCCGAAAAACCATGTTTTGCGATTGCGGATTAGCGCTACCGCCACAATAGCCAGCATCAGAGGAATTACTCCGGTATATTCAGAATTGTCCTTAAAGCCGTTGCGCCCCCAATAGCTGTTGCCCGCTTCCCCCGATACTCCGCAAAACTCAGGTACGATAAGCGAAAACGTTTCTTCAGGATGCATCGAAAAGGACCGGGCCCATTCCTCTCCCCGCTTTTCATCACTGCGAGGCGAGTATTTTTTGACATATTGATAGCCGGGATAAAAATGAATGGCAGATATTGCCAATCCGATTACAACAGCTCCGACAAATAACGAAGTCGGCTTAATAAGCCGAGGAATAGATTTGGTATCGATATATAAAAAGACCAATTTATATGCCGTATAAAAGGCGCATGCCCAAAGCGAATAATAAGCCATCTGCGGATGAGGAGTCAGAATAATAAGTCCGATAGTGAGGCCTAAACAAGAAAAGCAGATTAGCGGTTTTTTGGAGAACCCAAGCTCGATTAACATTATCGTCAACGGAAAGAGAGCCGTAACGAACATCTTGCCATCGTGTCCGGGAGCCACCTGAGATATAAAACAAGCGGCAAACATATAAGATACTGCCGCCAATGCAGAAGCCATTTGCGATCTTCGAAAAACACGAGCGCAGAAAAACATTGTTATCCCGGCAATAAATACATGAATGAAAAGATTCCAGCCCCAGGCCCGAAAAACACTCATATAGAATTTCAGAGCAGTGAAAGGAAAATAAAAGGTATCACCGTGAAAACATTCTATATACGGTATCCCACAAAACTGATAAGGATTCCAGACCGGAACCGATCCGGTTTGTTGGTAATAATCGGCGTAGAATCCTCGGAAAAACATCCCGGCCTGAATCGTATCCGATCCCCAGAGGCCCTTGTCGGAAAATACAAATGAGTGAAAGAGGATAATTACGGCAATTAGCAAAACCGCGAACAGACAAATATTAAAGAACATTGAATTGGATGTCAGATTTCCGGTATTAGTTATTTTCGATTTTGCCATTTGTCTTCTCCGATGATTTTATTGTCAATGCAATAAGCGCCGAAATTGCCTCCGCGGTAATTAACCACAACCGGGCCGCGATTGCGATCGCGGCCGCCACTCCCGTCCCAAAAAATGGCGCCAGCATAATCTCCATCATTGCCTCGCGAGGCCCCACACCTCCGGGAGCAAAGAGCATCAAATAACCGATCTGGTAGGCAATAATAAAAATCCCCGCCATCGGGAATAATAAGGCTTCCTGCGTCGTTATTCCTTTTAGAAATAACCAGAACGAAAAGCCGTACATGCTCCAGGCCAAAAAATAACCCCCATATATCGTTGCCGCAAGCGATTTATTCATGCCCAGTTTGATGGAACGACGTTTTAACAATTTGAGTAATCGGTTAACAATTTTCTCAATCGGATTCGGAAAAAATACAATCGCCAAAGAAATTGCGAACACCACCAGTCCTATGGCGATTATTCCACTGGTCAATAGCGATGTAAAAGAATATTTATTGTAAATTTGCGGATATACTCCGAGAAACAAAATTCCAGACAGGAAACATGAAGGAATCGCGAATACCTGTGAAAGGGCAAATACGGTAATTGCTTCTTCCTCAGTTATACCTTCCTTTTTTGCCAGATAAATCGTTCCGAACATTTGCCAAATTTTACCGGGTATATATCTTCCTAAATTAGACAAGTATGCTATCTTAAAAGCCGCAAGGTACCTAATATCTCTACCAAGTGTTCCAACAAATATTTTCCAAACACAGGAAAACGCAAAAAAAGTTGCGATTATTGAAATAAAAGAACATATCAGCCAGAAATAATTAATCTCCCATTGAAATTCGGACACCCGATCCCAGTTGGCATAAATCTGTTTTCCCAGAAAATAAAAAACCAGGCCGATTATAATAACCTGTAAAAGCCTCCATAGAAATTTTTTAACTGCCTGATTCACAATATTTATTTCCGTTTCCAATAATTTACTGTCGATTCAAAGAGATTATACATTTTATCGACGAGATCCGGAGTCGCGAATTTGTCCCGGGCCGTTTGATATGCGCCTTCTCCCAGCCGGTTTCGCAATTGCCTATCGGTAATTATCGACTTCATGCCTTCGGCCAAAGCCTTATGGTCACCGACTTCTATTAATAATCCGTTCCTGTTATGCTTAATAAAATCGACAATTCCTCCGGAATTGGCTCCAATTGTGGGCCGTCCGGTAAGACCGGCTTCAACAAGAACCAATCCAAATCCCTCATTTTCGCTGACGAGCAAAACCGCATCGCACTCCTGATATAATTTCGCCAGTTTTTGCTGGGCCACCAACGGTCCCAACTTTATTCTATTCTCAAGATTTTTTTCGGTTATTAAATTCTTCAATTCCCCTTCAAGAGGTCCTTCGCCAACCATATCAATTTTGAATTCGAAGCCCGCTTTATTAAGTATGTCGGCCGCTTCGATGACGCTATCCAAATGCTTCTGTTTTGTGTAACGAGCGACGGACAAAAAGACCGGAACGCCCTCGTCATTAAAAGGTTTCCTGAGAAATGTTTCCATCCCGACCGGCATTGGAATCACTTCAACTTTCTCTTTAGAAAATACAGGCAAGCTATTAATTAATTTATTTTTGAGGAAATTTGATACAACCGTTGCTCGTTGAGTTCGGTTGTAAACGTATCTTGATAATCTTTGAGTAATTCCAGGCTTATCAAGCAGTGCAATATCCGTACCGTGAGATGAAATAATCAGCGGAAGGTTTAGCTTTGATGCTATTTTCGAGGCTGCCAATCCCGGCGGGATCCACCAATTAGCCCAGATTAGATCTGGTTTTTCATCAAGACAAACCTGCAGTCCAAAGCGATACATCGAATACAATAAACCGACAAATATCAATTTGGCGAATAAAGATCGGGATACAATCTCATGCATATTTCCGGTATAAGCCAGCGGCCTTTTACCGGAAAACGGATAAGTGAACCGTTTAATACGTACGCCATCGATAGTATCTTCTTTAAGAAGCCCTGAGGCGTGGGGACATACTACCGTGATTTCGATCCCTTTTGAAATTAATCCTGACGATAATCGGTGGAGATACAGGGCGGTCAAATCTCCCTGTCGGCGGATATAATTATGGGTAATTACGACGACTTTCAATGGCCGCTATTATCCTTATTGTTATTCCCGAGTTTATTTTCCAGGCGTCTCACGGA encodes:
- the mreD gene encoding rod shape-determining protein MreD; amino-acid sequence: MRYIPFVIYLLLIGLYRTLLVDFLTIGGAQLYLTALIVIVLSLNKNYLTALWFGFAAGIVFDALNPSYLGVQIIILSLIGIGTAQAKERFNLESLKSLIFLVALGLAIFSIPYTLIYATSGISEFGGVFLRSTIPSIFYTLVAAWLYFMIHSGRISFKKLKSLF
- the mreC gene encoding rod shape-determining protein MreC yields the protein MDWQSSWLKEKQAAVHTVAILLIAIFLLITSGGVSIFICNVTSSIFYYPFQQIKNSLTILADKQNINEALNIKLAELSVQLQLFNETTEENRRLRSLLGFVPPPSFRIIPAEIIGVSGSNIPNTVLINLGASDSIKVNQTIINQNGVAGRVGEVLEDYATVYLLTEPRCRVAARVKRSREQGIIRYSLSKGLYLDNLPQQGDVAVGDTVITSGLGGIFPEGLVIGIIKEIETPEKEFFYDIQIDPAVNFNGLDELYVLARQEGA
- a CDS encoding PTS sugar transporter subunit IIA; protein product: MKLSKFCDENLITFDLKSTDKNTVIEELVDLASASTLVKDRDQLLADIYHREQMVTTGIGYGVAFPHAKTKATKGIVIAYGRHNGGIDFKAMDKKPVHVFFLIAAPEDAIGAHLNVMARLSYIMKSEDNRQKLMNVNSPGELLAILDSVE
- a CDS encoding acetyl-CoA carboxylase carboxyltransferase subunit alpha — encoded protein: MADGPHLEFEKPILELQKKISDMQEFSRVENIELDSEIKSLKNKLRKMQDGIFSNLTRWQRVQLARHPRRPYTLDYIKSITTDFVELHGDRCFADDSAMVGGFAKLDGLPIMILGQQKGRDTKSKLFRNFGMANPEGYRKALRLMEMASKYGRPIIILIDTPGAFPGIGAEERGQAESIARNLREMTTLEVPIIIVIIGEGASGGALGIGLGNRIYMMENSWYSVISPEGCAAILWRDASKAPQAAEALKLTAEDVKKLNLIDGIIPEPKGGAHRDPEMAAVSLKEQVLTALDEMKDMSPEEMIKERINKYRAMGVFREQ
- a CDS encoding MraY family glycosyltransferase — translated: MNWFDLAKIFAVAAAVTAILVPVISRLCFRLGLLDMPGQHKRHRFPTPNLGGLAIFVGFCAAVIYSNIQFHFLSEELSGILNYVVAGGVLIFLIGIVDDISGLSAPVKLTGQVIAGLIVYLGGLKISILFIPLYGAIELNGWALPVTLIWIVGVTNCINLIDGLDGLAAGVSAIAALAILFIGIVFSLSSVMVFSIGIMGSCLAFLYFNHYPAKIFMGDSGSLFLGYLFAIISIIFPIKSYTTAAVFIPLIALAVPIIETLISFTRRVATGKSFYRADTRHLFHYLTAYGFSKSKVVWLFYLTSSVFAILSGAMIIFDKRLVTTILVIFMVVIFAILFRFRLAYNKKLTEDE
- a CDS encoding glycosyltransferase family 2 protein; the protein is MTDSQTISIIIVNHRADDILDECLKHIAAGAGNLILEIIIIDNPPISSPKDYSGMFDFRIARVSTQKNIGFATACNLGASNSSGDYLLFLNPDLLVSDNTIEALYQALIKYAANGIVTGKLIGRDGEFQPSCRRFPTLKNVLFSRGSILRKFLNPAQSIYTYPDSDEIMEMEAAAAALMMISRDVFEKLSGFDESFFMYFEDTDLCYRVSKLGGKVLYVPWASGKHYWGYSTKRYRFRRIFWQHRSALLYFFKHFSRFRTAIILFPILSINCFLSLSVELFRFRR
- a CDS encoding polyprenol monophosphomannose synthase, translating into MDDRDKRALVIFPTYNEKDNIEEIVSATLDMDDRIHILIVDDNSPDGTGPIADNLVSQNDRINVEHRPGKAGLGKAYLHGFKWAIENKYDYIFEMDADFSHSPEFLPDFLEAIKDNDLVLGSRYISGVNVINWPMSRLLLSYFANKYAGFVTGLKIKDATGGFKCFRREVLEAINLDEVKSNGYTFQIEMTMRAAIRKFRIKEIPIIFYERQAGASKMSKKIVREAIWMVWWLRLARIFGKL
- a CDS encoding YfhO family protein, whose translation is MAKSKITNTGNLTSNSMFFNICLFAVLLIAVIILFHSFVFSDKGLWGSDTIQAGMFFRGFYADYYQQTGSVPVWNPYQFCGIPYIECFHGDTFYFPFTALKFYMSVFRAWGWNLFIHVFIAGITMFFCARVFRRSQMASALAAVSYMFAACFISQVAPGHDGKMFVTALFPLTIMLIELGFSKKPLICFSCLGLTIGLIILTPHPQMAYYSLWACAFYTAYKLVFLYIDTKSIPRLIKPTSLFVGAVVIGLAISAIHFYPGYQYVKKYSPRSDEKRGEEWARSFSMHPEETFSLIVPEFCGVSGEAGNSYWGRNGFKDNSEYTGVIPLMLAIVAVALIRNRKTWFFGGLAIFALIHALAGNTWFFYLFYHLIPNMKSTRSWSMIMFLFSFSAALLAAFALDFIIEQGQKLKVKDRRLFVLTLFSIPTLTFLGGLMFSGAPESAINIYKSIFYNVIPSQNAIALRSHLGTIAAGFWTTFLFTTIAAVFIWLYAQKKIKVVLLWVVVLVAFIDVYRFDRQFIKTYDPATIFAKNPIVDFFKSKPDKFRVLDTTGQRFLPTNYLPYYGVEEMTSYHGSQPNWFHKLLGGTAMRNIFNFNLMNMTNTRYLLISPASAVKGNQLERVGFIPAYQWQNFEIFENPFANNRAHLVHNWVVEPDTARIDSLVLMRSFNPKSQVALFEDPGISPTLDTTSFSADRVEITEYKNDYISVTVSSSVDGILVLADNWYPAWKAFVDGNEVEVMMANAAFRGVVLSAGEHTVEFMYISEAYATGKMLTLFGLITALAGIAVGGVITRNKNIIAEGQQDG
- a CDS encoding lysylphosphatidylglycerol synthase transmembrane domain-containing protein; protein product: MNQAVKKFLWRLLQVIIIGLVFYFLGKQIYANWDRVSEFQWEINYFWLICSFISIIATFFAFSCVWKIFVGTLGRDIRYLAAFKIAYLSNLGRYIPGKIWQMFGTIYLAKKEGITEEEAITVFALSQVFAIPSCFLSGILFLGVYPQIYNKYSFTSLLTSGIIAIGLVVFAISLAIVFFPNPIEKIVNRLLKLLKRRSIKLGMNKSLAATIYGGYFLAWSMYGFSFWLFLKGITTQEALLFPMAGIFIIAYQIGYLMLFAPGGVGPREAMMEIMLAPFFGTGVAAAIAIAARLWLITAEAISALIALTIKSSEKTNGKIENN
- a CDS encoding glycosyltransferase family 4 protein, with translation MKVVVITHNYIRRQGDLTALYLHRLSSGLISKGIEITVVCPHASGLLKEDTIDGVRIKRFTYPFSGKRPLAYTGNMHEIVSRSLFAKLIFVGLLYSMYRFGLQVCLDEKPDLIWANWWIPPGLAASKIASKLNLPLIISSHGTDIALLDKPGITQRLSRYVYNRTQRATVVSNFLKNKLINSLPVFSKEKVEVIPMPVGMETFLRKPFNDEGVPVFLSVARYTKQKHLDSVIEAADILNKAGFEFKIDMVGEGPLEGELKNLITEKNLENRIKLGPLVAQQKLAKLYQECDAVLLVSENEGFGLVLVEAGLTGRPTIGANSGGIVDFIKHNRNGLLIEVGDHKALAEGMKSIITDRQLRNRLGEGAYQTARDKFATPDLVDKMYNLFESTVNYWKRK